A single Pseudomonas sp. DC1.2 DNA region contains:
- a CDS encoding potassium transporter Kup, producing MGQASNQAAGSEHSSAKPLGMLVAAVGVVYGDIGTSPLYTLKEVFSGSYGVPVNHDGIFGILALIFWSLVWVVSIKYVLFILRADNQGEGGIMALTALARRAAAPYPRLRTVLVILGLIGAALFYGDSMITPAISVLSAVEGLELAFDGLERWVVPLSLIVLVALFLIQKHGTDRIGKLFGPVMVLWFLVLGGLGLNGILQHPEVLNALNPVWGVRFFMVHPGMGVSILGAVVLALTGAEALYADMGHFGRKPIARAWFALVLPALVLNYFGQGALLLGDPESARNPFYLLAPSWALIPLVGLSTLATVIASQAVISGAFSLTRQAIQLGYIPRMHIQHTSSAEQGQIYIGAVNWALMVGVILLVIGFGSSGALASAYGVAVTGTMLITSILVSAVMLLLWKWPPLLAVPILIGFVLVDGLYFAANVPKIIQGGAFPVLAGIVLFILMTTWKRGKELLVDRLDEGGLPLPVFISSIRVQPPHRVQGTAVFLTARPDAVPHALLHNLLHNQVLHEQVVLLTVVYEDIPRVPTQRRFEVDSYGEGFFRVILHFGFIDEPDVPQALKLCHLDDLDFSPMRTTYFLSRETVIASKLDGMARWREALFAFMLKNANGNLRFFKLPVNRVIELGTQVEM from the coding sequence ATGGGTCAGGCAAGTAATCAGGCTGCGGGTAGCGAGCATTCGTCGGCAAAACCTTTGGGCATGCTGGTCGCTGCGGTCGGGGTGGTTTATGGCGATATCGGCACCAGCCCGCTGTACACCCTCAAAGAGGTGTTCTCTGGAAGCTATGGGGTGCCGGTCAACCATGACGGGATTTTCGGGATTCTGGCGCTGATCTTTTGGTCATTGGTCTGGGTCGTTTCGATCAAGTACGTGCTGTTTATCCTGCGCGCGGACAACCAGGGTGAAGGCGGGATCATGGCGCTGACAGCGCTGGCCCGGCGTGCCGCTGCACCGTATCCGAGGTTGCGCACGGTGCTGGTGATCCTGGGACTGATTGGCGCGGCGCTGTTCTATGGCGATAGCATGATCACTCCGGCGATTTCCGTGCTGTCGGCAGTGGAAGGTCTGGAGCTGGCTTTCGATGGGCTGGAGCGCTGGGTGGTGCCGTTGTCGCTGATAGTGTTGGTGGCGTTGTTTCTGATCCAGAAACACGGTACTGATCGCATCGGCAAGTTGTTCGGCCCGGTGATGGTGTTGTGGTTTTTGGTGCTCGGTGGGCTTGGTCTCAATGGCATCCTGCAGCATCCCGAAGTGCTCAACGCGTTGAACCCGGTGTGGGGCGTGCGTTTCTTCATGGTGCATCCGGGCATGGGTGTGTCGATTCTCGGAGCCGTCGTGCTGGCATTGACCGGTGCTGAAGCGTTGTACGCGGACATGGGGCACTTCGGCCGCAAGCCGATTGCCCGTGCATGGTTCGCCCTGGTGTTGCCGGCGCTGGTGCTGAACTACTTCGGTCAAGGTGCGTTGCTGCTGGGCGATCCGGAGTCGGCGCGCAACCCGTTCTACCTGCTGGCGCCGAGCTGGGCCTTGATTCCTCTGGTCGGTCTGTCGACCCTGGCCACGGTAATCGCCTCGCAAGCGGTGATCTCGGGAGCCTTTTCCCTGACCCGTCAGGCGATTCAACTGGGCTACATTCCTCGCATGCACATTCAGCACACCTCCAGTGCCGAGCAGGGCCAGATTTACATTGGCGCGGTGAACTGGGCGTTGATGGTCGGCGTGATTCTGCTGGTAATCGGCTTCGGCTCGTCGGGTGCGTTGGCCTCTGCCTACGGCGTGGCGGTGACCGGGACCATGTTGATCACCAGCATCCTGGTGTCGGCAGTAATGTTGTTGCTGTGGAAATGGCCACCGCTGCTGGCGGTGCCGATTTTGATTGGTTTTGTGTTGGTTGACGGGCTGTACTTCGCCGCCAACGTGCCAAAGATCATTCAGGGCGGTGCCTTCCCGGTACTGGCGGGGATTGTGCTGTTTATCCTCATGACCACCTGGAAGCGCGGTAAAGAGCTGCTGGTGGATCGACTGGATGAAGGCGGGCTGCCGTTGCCGGTTTTCATCAGCAGTATTCGCGTGCAGCCACCGCATCGGGTCCAGGGCACCGCGGTATTCCTGACCGCGCGGCCTGACGCAGTGCCTCACGCGTTGCTGCACAACCTGCTGCACAACCAGGTGTTGCATGAGCAGGTGGTGCTGTTGACGGTGGTGTATGAAGACATACCGCGTGTTCCGACACAGCGGCGTTTCGAGGTGGATTCCTACGGGGAGGGCTTCTTCCGGGTGATTCTGCACTTCGGTTTCATCGACGAGCCGGACGTGCCGCAGGCGCTGAAACTGTGTCACCTCGACGACTTGGACTTCAGTCCGATGCGCACCACCTACTTCCTCAGTCGCGAGACTGTTATCGCTTCCAAGCTCGACGGCATGGCCCGCTGGCGTGAAGCCTTGTTCGCCTTCATGCTGAAAAACGCCAACGGTAACCTGCGCTTTTTCAAGCTGCCAGTGAATCGGGTGATTGAGCTCGGTACGCAAGTAGAGATGTAA
- a CDS encoding rRNA pseudouridine synthase: protein MTDPIRLSKRLIELVGCSRREAELFIEGGWVTVDGEVIDEPQFKVEAQKVELDPEAKATAPEPVTILLNVPVGMDADTAMATLSAETLSEEHRFSKRALKGHFLRLTASTDLQANASGLLVFTQDWKILRKLTADASKIEQEYVVEVEGEMVAHGLNRLNHGLTYKGKELPPVKASWQNENRLRFAMKNPQPGVIALFCQAVGLKVVAIRRIRIGGVSIGKVPLGQWRYLSGKEKF from the coding sequence ATGACTGACCCGATTCGTCTCTCCAAACGCCTCATCGAACTCGTCGGCTGTTCCCGTCGGGAGGCTGAGCTGTTCATCGAGGGCGGCTGGGTCACCGTGGACGGCGAAGTCATTGACGAGCCGCAGTTCAAGGTCGAAGCCCAGAAAGTCGAGCTTGACCCTGAAGCCAAGGCCACTGCGCCAGAGCCGGTGACTATTCTGCTGAACGTCCCGGTGGGGATGGATGCGGACACCGCCATGGCGACCCTCAGCGCCGAGACTCTGAGCGAAGAGCACCGCTTCAGCAAACGAGCGCTAAAAGGCCACTTCCTGCGCCTGACCGCCAGCACTGACTTGCAGGCCAACGCCAGCGGCCTGCTGGTGTTCACTCAGGATTGGAAGATTTTGCGCAAGCTCACCGCCGACGCCAGCAAAATCGAGCAGGAGTATGTGGTCGAGGTTGAAGGTGAGATGGTGGCTCACGGCCTAAACCGGCTAAACCACGGCCTGACTTACAAGGGCAAGGAGCTGCCGCCGGTCAAGGCCAGCTGGCAAAACGAAAACCGTCTGCGCTTTGCGATGAAGAACCCACAACCGGGCGTGATCGCCCTGTTCTGCCAGGCCGTCGGCCTGAAGGTCGTCGCCATCCGTCGCATCCGTATCGGCGGCGTGTCCATTGGCAAAGTGCCGTTGGGGCAATGGCGCTACCTGTCCGGCAAAGAAAAGTTCTAA
- the tsaA gene encoding tRNA (N6-threonylcarbamoyladenosine(37)-N6)-methyltransferase TrmO, with the protein MTYRVSPIGFVRSCFKEKFAIPRQPQLAPAARGVLELVAPFDQGDAVQGLEHVSHVWLLFLFHQALEEKPRLKVRPPRLGGNKSMGVFATRATHRPNGIGQSVVKLDRVEASRLWISGIDLLDGTPILDIKPYVPYADIIANASNSIASAAPALIPVQWTEGALQQAHEHAQRLDEPLVALIEQCLAQDPRPAYQNPTPEREYGAQFWDLDVRWHYPEAGIIRVLEVIPANT; encoded by the coding sequence ATGACCTACCGTGTCTCCCCCATCGGCTTCGTGCGCTCCTGCTTCAAGGAGAAATTCGCGATCCCGCGCCAACCTCAATTAGCCCCGGCCGCTCGTGGCGTTTTGGAGTTGGTGGCGCCGTTTGATCAGGGTGATGCGGTGCAGGGGCTGGAGCACGTCAGCCACGTCTGGCTGTTGTTCCTGTTCCATCAAGCGCTGGAAGAAAAGCCACGGCTCAAAGTCCGCCCTCCTCGTCTGGGCGGTAACAAATCCATGGGCGTGTTTGCCACACGGGCGACGCATCGGCCCAACGGGATCGGCCAGTCAGTGGTCAAGCTGGACAGAGTCGAAGCCAGTCGACTGTGGATTTCCGGCATCGACTTGCTGGACGGCACGCCGATTCTCGACATCAAACCTTACGTGCCTTACGCCGACATCATCGCTAACGCCTCCAATAGCATCGCCAGTGCCGCACCAGCGTTGATTCCTGTGCAGTGGACGGAGGGTGCGCTGCAACAGGCTCACGAGCATGCTCAGCGCCTTGATGAACCTTTAGTGGCGCTGATCGAGCAATGCCTGGCACAAGACCCACGGCCGGCCTATCAAAATCCTACGCCCGAACGAGAATACGGAGCGCAATTCTGGGACCTGGATGTGCGCTGGCATTATCCCGAAGCCGGGATTATCCGTGTTCTGGAAGTCATTCCAGCCAACACCTGA
- a CDS encoding DUF1456 family protein, with the protein MIHNDVLRSVRYMLDISDKKVIEIIKLGGMDVTLEDLVTYLDKKEEDEEGFVRCPDEVIAHFLDGLVIFKRGKDESRPPQPIETPVTNNIILKKLRVAFELKEDDMHAILKASEFPVSKPELSALFRKFGHTNYRTCGDQLLRNFLKGLTLRVRPQ; encoded by the coding sequence ATGATTCATAACGACGTACTGCGCAGCGTGCGCTACATGCTCGACATCAGCGACAAGAAAGTCATCGAGATCATCAAGCTCGGCGGCATGGACGTGACCTTGGAAGACCTGGTGACGTACCTCGATAAAAAAGAGGAAGACGAGGAAGGCTTCGTTCGTTGCCCTGACGAGGTGATCGCGCATTTCCTCGATGGCCTGGTGATCTTCAAACGTGGCAAGGATGAAAGCCGTCCGCCGCAGCCTATCGAAACGCCGGTGACCAACAACATCATCCTCAAAAAATTGCGCGTCGCCTTCGAACTGAAAGAAGACGACATGCACGCCATCCTCAAAGCGTCCGAGTTCCCGGTGTCCAAGCCTGAACTGAGCGCGCTGTTCCGCAAATTCGGTCACACCAACTATCGGACCTGCGGCGACCAGTTGCTGCGCAACTTCCTCAAGGGGCTGACCCTGCGCGTTCGCCCGCAGTAA
- the fpr gene encoding ferredoxin-NADP reductase has product MSNMNHERVLSVHHWNDTLFSFKCTRDPGLRFENGQFVMIGLQQPNGRPLMRAYSIASPNWEEHLEFFSIKVPDGPLTSQLQHLKEGDEIIISKKPTGTLVLDDLKPGKHLYLLSTGTGLAPFMSVIQDPETYERFEKVILCHGVRYVNEVAYREFITEHLPQNEFFGEALRDKLIYYPTVTREPFENEGRLTDLMRSGKLFTDIGLPPINPQDDRAMLCGSPSMLDETSEVLNSFGLKVSPRMREPGDYLIERAFVEK; this is encoded by the coding sequence ATGAGCAACATGAACCACGAGCGTGTCCTCAGTGTTCATCACTGGAACGACACTCTGTTCAGCTTCAAGTGCACCCGCGATCCGGGCTTGCGCTTCGAGAACGGTCAGTTCGTGATGATCGGCCTGCAACAGCCCAACGGCCGCCCGCTTATGCGCGCCTACTCGATTGCCAGCCCAAACTGGGAAGAGCATCTGGAGTTTTTCAGCATCAAGGTGCCAGATGGTCCGCTTACTTCTCAGTTGCAGCATCTGAAGGAAGGCGACGAGATCATCATCAGCAAAAAGCCTACCGGTACGCTGGTGCTGGATGACTTGAAGCCGGGCAAACATTTGTATCTGCTCAGCACCGGGACGGGACTGGCGCCGTTCATGAGCGTCATCCAGGACCCGGAAACCTACGAGCGTTTCGAAAAAGTGATCCTGTGCCACGGCGTGCGTTACGTCAATGAAGTCGCTTACCGCGAGTTCATCACTGAGCATTTGCCGCAGAACGAGTTCTTCGGCGAGGCCCTACGTGACAAATTGATCTATTACCCGACCGTGACCCGCGAGCCGTTCGAGAACGAAGGTCGTCTGACCGACTTGATGCGCAGCGGCAAGCTGTTCACCGACATCGGTCTGCCACCGATCAACCCGCAGGACGACCGCGCCATGCTGTGCGGCAGCCCGAGCATGCTCGACGAGACCAGTGAAGTGTTGAACAGCTTCGGCCTGAAGGTGTCACCGCGGATGCGTGAGCCGGGTGATTACTTGATCGAGCGTGCGTTCGTCGAGAAGTAA
- the rimO gene encoding 30S ribosomal protein S12 methylthiotransferase RimO, which translates to MSTTPTPANPKVGFVSLGCPKALVDSERILTQLRMEGYDVVSTYQDADVVVVNTCGFIDSAKAESLEVIGEAIKENGKVIVTGCMGVEEGNIRKIHPSVLAVTGPQQYEQVVNAVHDAVPPRKDHNPLIDLVPPQGIKLTPRHYAYLKISEGCNHSCSFCIIPSMRGKLVSRPVGDVLDEAQRLVKAGVKELLVISQDTSAYGVDIKYRMGFWNGAPVKTRMTELCEALSTLGVWVRLHYVYPYPHVDELIPLMAAGKILPYLDIPFQHASPKILKAMKRPAFEDKTLARIKNWREICPDLIIRSTFIVGFPGETEEDFQYLLNWLTEAQLDRVGCFQYSPVEGAPANLLDAAIVPDDVKQDRWDRFMAHQQAISSARLQLRVGREIEVLVDEVDEQGAVGRCFFDAPEIDGNVFIDNGSNLKPGDKVWCKVTDADEYDLWAEQI; encoded by the coding sequence ATGTCCACCACTCCTACGCCAGCCAATCCAAAGGTTGGCTTCGTATCCCTGGGTTGCCCAAAAGCATTGGTCGACTCCGAGCGCATCCTTACCCAGCTGCGTATGGAAGGCTATGACGTTGTGTCCACCTATCAGGACGCCGACGTCGTGGTGGTCAACACCTGTGGCTTCATCGACTCGGCCAAGGCTGAATCCCTGGAAGTGATCGGCGAAGCCATCAAGGAAAACGGCAAGGTCATCGTGACAGGCTGCATGGGCGTCGAAGAAGGCAATATTCGCAAGATTCACCCAAGCGTGCTGGCCGTGACCGGTCCGCAGCAGTACGAGCAAGTAGTCAATGCCGTACACGACGCCGTGCCGCCGCGTAAGGATCACAACCCGCTGATCGACCTGGTGCCGCCACAAGGGATCAAGCTAACCCCGCGCCACTACGCCTACCTGAAGATTTCCGAAGGCTGCAACCACAGTTGCAGCTTCTGCATCATCCCGTCGATGCGCGGCAAACTGGTCAGCCGTCCGGTCGGCGATGTACTTGACGAGGCACAGCGCCTGGTCAAGGCCGGTGTCAAAGAGCTGCTGGTGATCTCTCAGGACACCAGCGCCTACGGCGTCGACATCAAGTACCGCATGGGTTTCTGGAACGGCGCTCCGGTCAAAACACGCATGACCGAACTGTGCGAAGCCTTGAGCACCCTCGGCGTGTGGGTGCGCCTGCACTACGTTTACCCGTACCCGCACGTCGACGAACTGATCCCGCTGATGGCCGCCGGCAAGATCCTGCCGTACCTGGACATCCCGTTCCAGCACGCCAGCCCGAAAATCTTGAAAGCCATGAAACGCCCGGCCTTCGAAGACAAGACCCTGGCGCGAATCAAAAACTGGCGCGAAATCTGTCCAGACCTGATCATCCGTTCGACCTTCATCGTCGGCTTCCCCGGCGAAACCGAAGAAGACTTCCAGTACCTGCTGAACTGGCTGACCGAAGCGCAGCTTGATCGCGTCGGCTGCTTCCAATACTCGCCAGTCGAAGGCGCACCGGCCAACCTGCTGGATGCCGCCATCGTGCCGGACGACGTCAAGCAAGACCGCTGGGACCGTTTCATGGCACACCAGCAAGCGATCAGCTCGGCGCGCCTGCAACTGCGCGTCGGCCGTGAAATCGAAGTCCTGGTCGATGAAGTCGACGAGCAAGGCGCGGTCGGTCGCTGCTTCTTCGATGCCCCGGAAATCGACGGCAACGTGTTTATCGACAACGGCAGTAACTTGAAGCCAGGCGACAAAGTCTGGTGCAAAGTGACTGACGCCGATGAGTACGACCTGTGGGCTGAACAGATCTAA
- a CDS encoding GNAT family N-acetyltransferase produces MRHHSAIHTPKHSDYEELTRVWEASVRATHDFLPDSYIELLKNLVLTRYLDAVMLICTKDQRQRITGFAGVAAGKIEMLFVDPDYRGQGLGKQLLRYALEHLNADELDVNEQNPQALGFYFKQGFEVIGRCEHDGMGQPYPLLHMRLRQNQQHSRHG; encoded by the coding sequence ATGCGCCATCACTCAGCGATTCACACACCCAAACACAGCGACTACGAGGAACTCACACGCGTCTGGGAGGCGTCGGTACGTGCCACTCATGACTTTCTGCCTGACAGCTACATCGAACTGTTGAAAAATCTGGTACTGACCCGCTACCTCGATGCGGTCATGCTGATCTGCACCAAAGATCAGCGCCAGCGCATCACCGGGTTTGCCGGCGTCGCCGCGGGCAAGATCGAAATGCTGTTCGTCGACCCGGACTATCGTGGCCAGGGCCTGGGCAAACAGCTTCTGCGCTACGCCCTGGAGCACTTGAACGCCGATGAGTTAGACGTCAACGAGCAGAACCCGCAAGCCCTGGGGTTTTACTTCAAACAAGGCTTCGAGGTGATCGGTCGCTGTGAGCACGACGGCATGGGCCAGCCATATCCGTTGTTGCACATGCGCTTGCGCCAAAATCAGCAACATTCGCGGCACGGCTGA